Proteins encoded together in one Camelina sativa cultivar DH55 chromosome 9, Cs, whole genome shotgun sequence window:
- the LOC104713687 gene encoding monofunctional riboflavin biosynthesis protein RIBA 2, chloroplastic: protein MKMASLTLRCDATHLFRSRDVVVKGTKLSRTSWVCSRVISKRFNVRMRVVSEEGGDVFSSSKSNGSSSMGIELQPDLVSFGTLAAEMIPTTMDSSDVDDEEFDLDRPTDGFASISQAIEDVRQGKMVVVVDDEDRENEGDLIMAASLVTPEAMAFVVKHGTGIVCVSMKGEDLERLELPLMVTRKDNEEKLRTAFTVSVDAKKGTSTGVSARDRAQTILALASKDSKPQDFNRPGHIFPLRYREGGVLKRAGHTEASVDLTVLAGLEPASVLCEIVDDDGSMARLPRLRRFAQDNNLKIISIADLIRYRRKRERLVEFTAVAPIPTMWGPFKAHCFKSLLDGVEHIAMVKGEIGDGKDILVRVHAECITDDIFGNSSGGKQLAIAMRLIEENGRGVFVYLRGPESKGIDLSHKPRTYNNNSDQAEGVSFPVASREYGIGAQILRDLGVREMKVMTNNPAHYVGLKGYGLTISGKVPLITPT from the exons ATGAAAATGGCGTCGCTTACTCTCCGCTGTGACGCGACGCATCTCTTTCGTTCACG tGATGTTGTTGTTAAGGGAACAAAACTATCTAGAACGAGCTGGGTGTGTTCTAGGGTTATATCAAAAAGGTTCAATGTTAGGATGAGAGTGGTATCTGAGGAAGGAGGAGATGTATTCTCTTCCTCTAAGAGTAATGGATCATCATCAATGGGGATTGAGTTGCAGCcggatttggtttcttttggaaCATTAGCTGCTGAAATGATTCCCACGACAATGGATTCTtctgatgttgatgatgaagagttTGATCTTGATCGACCTACTGATGGATTTGCGTCTATTTCTCAAGCTATTGAGGATGTTCGACAGGGCAag ATGGTAGTTGTTGTAGATGATGAGGATAGAGAAAACGAAGGAGATTTGATAATGGCGGCATCGTTGGTAACACCTGAAGCTATGGCTTTTGTGGTTAAGCATGGGACTGGAATCGTGTGTGTGAGCATGAAAGGTGAAGACTTAGAGAGGTTAGAGCTTCCTTTGATGGTGACGCGAAAGGATAATGAGGAAAAACTCCGCACGGCCTTCACGGTTTCAGTG gacGCAAAAAAAGGAACATCCACTGGTGTCTCAGCTCGTGATAGGGCACAAACAATATTAGCCCTTGcatcaaaagattcaaaacctCAAGATTTCAATCGTCCTGGTCATATCTTTCCTTTGAGATACAGAGAAGGCGGTGTTCTCAAAAGAGCAGGGCATACAGAAGCCTCTGTTGACTTGACTGTGTTGGCCGGTTTAGAACCAGCATCTGTTTTATGTGAGATTGTAGATGATGATGGTTCCATGGCTAGATTACCAAGACTCCGCCGATTTGCTCAAGATAACAACTTGAAAATAATCTCAATCGCCGATTTAATCAG ATACCgaaggaaaagagagagactgGTAGAGTTTACTGCAGTTGCGCCTATACCGACAATGTGGGGACCTTTCAAAGCACATTGCTTCAAGTCATTGCTTGATGGAGTTGAGCACATTGCAATGgtcaaa GGAGAGATAGGAGATGGAAAGGATATTCTCGTGAGAGTACACGCGGAGTGTATCACAGATGATATATTCGGAAATAGCTCTGGTGGAAAACAGTTAGCGATTGCAATGAGACTGATTGAAGAAAATGGGAGAGGTGTTTTTGTCTACTTACGTGGTCCGGAAAGTAAAGGTATTGACCTAAGCCACAAGCCTCGTACTTACAACAACAATTCAGATCAAGCCGAGGGTGTTTCATTCCCCGTTGCTTCACGGGAATACGGCATTGGAGCACAA ATACTGAGGGATCTTGGAGTTAGAGAGATGAAGGTGATGACAAATAATCCAGCACATTACGTTGGTCTTAAAGGCTATGGTTTAACAATTTCTGGCAAGGTTCCTCTCATTACTCCGACCTAG
- the LOC104713689 gene encoding protein MIZU-KUSSEI 1-like: MSTAKVRAPMEFQSTVVTTVDCQKQVRSWRLLRSFIQLLIPTCNCTLVQELEQENPSLRGKKLYNDIKSRTSSFRSSSSLSSSTVTGTIFGYRKGKINFCIQTPRKSTSLDLLLELAVPTTVLAREMRGGALRIVLERNNEEDSPFWNMYCNGKKVGYARKRCPSKDDLAALDALSKVVVGAGVVTGKELGRFDDELMYLRASFRRVSGSKESEAFHLIDPAGNIGQELSIFFVPSSV, encoded by the coding sequence ATGTCAACGGCCAAAGTCAGAGCTCCAATGGAGTTTCAATCGACGGTGGTTACCACCGTAGACTGCCAGAAACAAGTTCGTTCATGGCGTCTCCTCCGCTCATTCATTCAGCTTCTCATCCCAACTTGCAACTGCACATTAGTCCAAGAACTTGAACAAGAAAACCCTAGCTTGAGAGGCAAGAAACTCTACAACGACATCAAGTCACGCACGTCCTCTTTTCGTTCCTCCTCTTCCCTGTCTTCTTCCACAGTCACAGGAACAATCTTTGGATACCGTAAAGGAAAAATCAACTTCTGTATCCAAACACCAAGAAAATCGACAAGCCTCGATCTTCTTCTCGAGCTAGCCGTTCCAACCACGGTTTTAGCTCGAGAGATGAGAGGAGGAGCGTTGCGTATAGTGTTAGAACGCAACAACGAAGAAGACTCGCCATTTTGGAATATGTATTGTAACGGGAAAAAAGTAGGATATGCGAGAAAACGCTGTCCGTCGAAGGATGACTTGGCGGCGTTGGATGCTCTGAGTAAGGTGGTGGTTGGAGCCGGAGTTGTGACTGGGAAAGAACTTGGTCGgtttgatgatgaattgatgtaTTTGAGAGCTAGCTTTAGACGAGTTAGTGGTTCGAAAGAATCTGAAGCTTTCCATTTGATTGATCCAGCTGGGAATATTGGACAAGAACTCAGTATCTTTTTCGTCCCATCATCGGTTTGA
- the LOC104713690 gene encoding classical arabinogalactan protein 2-like — translation MNSRAMQALIFLGLLATSCLAQAPAPAPTTVTTPPPTALPPMTAETPSPVASPPVPVNEPTSAPTVAPTTSPTTSPVASPPQTDAPAPGPSGLSPSSSPAPGPDGAADAPSAAWANKAFLVGTAVAGALYAVVLA, via the coding sequence ATGAATTCTAGGGCAATGCAAGCTTTGATCTTTCTTGGTCTCTTGGCCACTTCATGTCTCGCTCAAGCTCCGGCTCCAGCACCAACCACCGTTACTACTCCTCCACCCACGGCTCTTCCTCCGATGACTGCTGAAACACCTTCGCCAGTTGCTTCACCTCCAGTTCCAGTTAACGAGCCAACTTCAGCTCCAACCGTCGCTCCAACCACTTCTCCAACAACATCTCCCGTTGCTTCTCCACCTCAGACCGATGCCCCTGCTCCTGGTCCCTCTGGATTATCTCCGAGTTCATCCCCAGCTCCAGGACCAGACGGTGCCGCTGATGCGCCAAGTGCCGCGTGGGCTAACAAAGCTTTCCTTGTGGGAACAGCTGTTGCCGGAGCTTTATACGCTGTCGTTTTGGCTTAG
- the LOC104713686 gene encoding homeobox-leucine zipper protein ATHB-6-like produces MMKRLSSSDSVGGLISLCPTTSQDEQSPRRYGGREFQSMLLEGYEEEEEAIVEERGGHVGGMSEKKRRLSINQVKALEKNFELENKLEPERKVKLAQELGLQPRQVAVWFQNRRARWKTKQLEKDYGLLKSQYDSLRLNFDSLRRDNESLLQEISKLKTKLNGGEGEEEEEEEEEENNAAAATTESDISVKEEEVSLPEKMTEPPPSPPQFLEHSDGLNYRSFTDLRDLLPLKGAAASSFAAAGSSDSSDSSALLNEESSSNVTVAAPVTAAPQSNFFQFVKMEQTEDHGDFLSGEEACEFFSDEQPPSLHWYSTVDHWN; encoded by the exons atgatgaagagacTAAGTAGCTCAGATTCAGTGGGTGGTCTCATCTCTTTATGTCCTACCACTTCCCAAG ATGAGCAGAGTCCGAGAAGATACGGTGGGAGAGAGTTTCAGTCGATGCTTCTCGAAGgttacgaggaagaagaagaagctatagTTGAAGAAAGAGGAGGACACGTAGGGGGGAtgtcggagaagaagagaaggttaaGCATTAACCAAGTAAAAGCCTTGGAGAAGAATTTTGAGTTGGAGAATAAGCTAGAGCCTGAGAGAAAAGTTAAGTTAGCTCAAGAACTTGGTCTTCAACCTCGTCAAGTTGCTGTTTGGTTTCAGAACCGTCGTGCTCGCTGGAAGACAAAACAGCTTGAGAAAGATTACGGTCTTCTTAAATCCCAATACGATTCTCTCCGCCTTAACTTTGATTCTCTCCGCCGTGACAATGAATCTCTCCTCCAagag ATTAGTAAACTGAAGACGAAGCTTAacggaggagaaggagaagaagaagaagaagaagaagaagaagagaacaacgCGGCGGCGGCGACAACAGAGAGTGATATATCCGTCAAGGAGGAAGAAGTTTCGTTACCGGAGAAGATGACAGAGCCGCCGCCGTCTCCTCCGCAGTTTCTTGAACATTCCGATGGTCTCAATTACCGAAGTTTCACGGATCTACGTGACCTTCTTCCACTAAAGGGGGCGGCGGCTTCTTCGTTCGCAGCAGCTGGATCTTCAGACAGCAGCGACTCAAGCGCTCTTCTGAACGAGGAAAGCAGCTCTAACGTCACGGTGGCGGCTCCGGTGACGGCGGCTCCCCAAAGTAATTTCTTCCAGTTTGTGAAAATGGAGCAGACAGAGGATCATGGTGACTTTCTGAGTGGTGAAGAAGCTTGCGAGTTCTTCTCCGATGAACAACCGCCGTCTCTACACTGGTACTCCACCGTTGATCACTGGAATTGA
- the LOC104713691 gene encoding ATP-dependent 6-phosphofructokinase 5, chloroplastic-like produces MEALSQAMTPPPGISVPYKTNSHVPSHGLTSLILRKTRSPANTSPRISHTSLVRASTVQNTKTSIDLSDPDWKSKYERDFEQRFSIPHITDVLPDAEAIRSTFCLKMRSPTEDFVGGYPSDEEWHGYINNNDRVLLKVISYSSPTSAGAECIDPDCSWVEQWIHRAGPREKIYFKPEEVKAAIITCGGLCPGLNDVIRHIVITLEIYGVKNIVGIPFGYRGFSDKDLTEMPLSRKVVQNIHLSGGSLLGVSRGGPSVSEIVDSLEERGINMLFVLGGNGTHAGANAIHNECRKRKMKVAVVGVPKTIDNDILHMDKTFGFDTAVEEAQRAINSAYIEAHSAYHGIGVVKLMGRNSGFIAMQASLASGQVDICLIPEVPFNLHGPNGVLKHLKYLIETKGSAVICVAEGAGQNFLEKTNAKDASGNTVLGDFGVYIQQETKKYFKESSIPIDVKYIDPTYMIRAVRANASDGILCTVLGQNAVHGAFAGYSGITVGIINTHYAYLPIPEVIAYPKSVDPNSRMWHRCLTSTGQPDFI; encoded by the exons ATGGAGGCTCTTTCTCAGGCGATGACTCCTCCCCCCGGGATCTCCGTTCCTTACAAGACCAATTCTCACGTTCCTTCTCATGGACTCACCTCTCTAATCCTCCGGAAAACTAGATCTCCGGCGAATACCTCGCCTCGAATCTCTCATACCTCGTTGGTTCGAGCTTCGACGGTTCAAAACACCAAAACCTCGATCGATCTCAGCGATCCGGACTGGAAATCAAAGTACGAGAGAGATTTCGAGCAACGATTCAGTATCCCTCACATCACTGATGTCTTGCCAGATGCCGAAGCTATTCGTTCCACGTTTTGTCTCAAGATGAG GTCTCCGACGGAAGATTTCGTAGGTGGTTACCCTTCTGATGAAGAGTGGCATGGATACATTAATAACAATGATAGAGTTCTTCTCAAG GTTATTAGTTACTCTTCACCTACTTCTGCTGGAGCAGAGTGTATTGATCCTGACTGTTCTTGGGTTGAGCAATG GATTCACCGAGCTGGGCCGAGGGAGAAGATTTACTTTAAACCGGAAGAAGTGAAAGCTGCTATTATCACTTGTGGTGGGCTTTGTCCTGGTCTCAATGATGTCATTAGACAT ATTGTCATCACTCTTGAGATTTATGGTGTTAAGAACATTGTGGGGATCCCTTTTGGTTATCGAGGTTTCTCTGATAAAGATCTAACTGAAATGCCG TTATCAAGGAAAGTGGTTCAGAATATTCATCTATCTGGAGGAAGCTTGCTTGGAGTTTCACGTGGAGGGCCGAGTGTTAGTGAAATTGTTGACAGCTTGGAG GAGAGAGGAATCAACATGCTTTTCGTGCTGGGTGGAAATGGAACTCATGCTGGCGCCAACGCTATACACAATGAG TGCcgcaaaagaaagatgaaagtaGCTGTAGTTGGTGTTCCAAAAACCATTGACAATGATATTTTACATATGGATAAAACTTTTGGGTTTGATACTGCTGTTGAAGAAGCACAACGAGCAATAAACTCTGCCTACATTGAG GCACATAGTGCTTATCATGGCATTGGCGTTGTAAAACTGATGGGTCGTAACAGTGGTTTCATTGCAATGCAAGCCTCTTTAGCAAGTGGACAAGTTGACATCTGTTTGATTCCTGAG GTTCCCTTCAATCTTCATGGGCCTAATGGTGTACTGAAGCATTTGAAGTACCTTATTGAAACAAAAGGCTCTGCTGTGATATGTGTAGCAGAAGGAGCTGGACAG aatttcCTTGAGAAAACTAATGCCAAAGATGCATCTGGAAACACAGTACTCGGTGATTTCGGTGTGTACATTCAACAAGAG ACAAAGAAGTATTTCAAAGAATCAAGTATTCCAATAGATGTGAAGTACATTGATCCAACATACATGATTCGCGCTGTCCGTGCAAATGCCTCAGATGGTATCCTCTGCACCGTTCTTGGACAAAACGCT GTTCATGGTGCATTTGCTGGATACAGCGGAATCACGGTAGGCATAATCAACACTCACTACGCTTATTTGCCAATCCCTGAGGTAATTGCATATCCGAAATCAGTCGATCCCAACAGTCGAATGTGGCATCGTTGCTTGACTTCAACGGGTCAACCTGATTTCATCTGA